One Vanessa cardui chromosome 22, ilVanCard2.1, whole genome shotgun sequence DNA window includes the following coding sequences:
- the LOC124539383 gene encoding stabilizer of axonemal microtubules 2 yields the protein MPECVPCAAAPCAPTAGTKSGPQDGKPMDVKQERPCPCRTCCCGKPALVKPCYKQPKIPESYAPRRSYMKPTARVESCTTYKLSYLPVEGCKNLRGEAKKPPVNLVPSCEPMESCTVQKMSFLPNPVCVTQSIRPCHHDMWGQGPMQNITTQRHDYVAKPCVLRESCKPPAKFHSIEQPFENRTVNKLSYLPPEKIELVKSFAPERCYERPAAKMDSSTTHKLSYMQNQILPKEPLPWACKGQYQKPCQKLEGNTTYTMSYLDSKNDCRRRAIIPEGCANPVTASKRFETQTVYKNSYLPATATIPQPIKPLPNLVPSTALMEGDTVQKLSFLPNPVCITQSIRPCHHDMWGQGPMQNITTQRHDYVPKPAALRESFKPAHKFHSVEQPFENRTVNRMSYLNPGRVAPLESFAPTRCYEKPAAKMESETIHKMSYQPVCAPSPQRPPWACKGQYQKPCQKLEGTTVYKSSFLPPGEDCSEYMDPCSYGDCKPCDCVCPSQCIAKDPCACNFPKAECCS from the exons ATGCCAGA GTGTGTACCCTGTGCTGCGGCACCCTGCGCACCCACGGCGGGCACCAAAAGCGGCCCCCAAGATGGGAAACCTATGGACGTCAAACAGGAGCGACCATGCCCTTGCAGGACTTGCTGCTGCGGAAAGCCAGCTCTTGTTAAACCA TGTTACAAGCAGCCTAAGATACCTGAATCGTATGCTCCCCGGAGAAGTTACATGAAACCCACGGCTCGTGTAGAATCCTGCACAACATACAAGTTATCCTACCTTCCTGTTGAGGGTTGCAAAAACCTCAGGGGAGAAGCGAAGAAGCCGCCGGTGAACTTGGTGCCCAGTTGCGAGCCAATGGAATCTTGCACAGTCCAAAAA ATGTCCTTCCTGCCAAATCCGGTGTGTGTGACGCAGTCCATTCGACCGTGTCACCACGACATGTGGGGCCAGGGGCCGATGCAAAACATCACCACACAGCGGCACGATTACGTTGCCAAGCCATGTGTACTCCGGGAAAGTTGCAAGCCACCTGCTAAATTTCATTCCATTGAACAACCGTTTGAGA ATCGCACCGTCAACAAACTATCGTACTTGCCTCCCGAAAAGATCGAGCTCGTCAAGTCGTTTGCACCAGAACGTTGTTACGAGCGCCCCGCAGCTAAAATGGACTCCAGCACTACGCATAAATTGAGCTATATGCAGAATCAG ATACTACCAAAAGAACCGTTGCCATGGGCCTGTAAAGGACAATATCAAAAACCGTGTCAGAAGTTAGAAGGAAACACAACATATACTATGAG CTACTTGGACTCAAAGAACGATTGTCGACGGAGAGCAATAATACCTGAGGGCTGTGCCAACCCCGTCACAGCCTCCAAGAGATTCGAGACTCAGACTGTTTACAAAAACAg TTATCTCCCTGCAACAGCCACAATTCCGCAACCAATAAAGCCCTTGCCTAACCTCGTACCATCCACCGCGTTAATGGAAGGAGATACcgttcaaaag TTATCATTTCTACCGAACCCGGTGTGCATAACGCAATCAATCCGGCCCTGTCACCACGACATGTGGGGCCAGGGACCGATGCAGAACATTACCACACAGCGCCACGACTACGTGCCGAAGCCGGCTGCATTACGAGAATCCTTCAAGCCCGCCCACAAATTCCATTCCGTTGAACAACCATTTGAAA ATCGCACCGTGAATCGGATGTCATACTTGAACCCTGGCCGTGTGGCTCCGCTGGAATCCTTCGCTCCTACCAGATGCTACGAAAAACCCGCTg CGAAAATGGAATCCGAAACTATTCACAAGATGTCGTATCAGCCAGTCTGTGCGCCGTCGCCACAGCGGCCACCCTGGGCTTGCAAAGGACAGTACCAGAAGCCATGTCAAAAG TTGGAAGGGACAACTGTCTATAAATCATCATTCCTACCCCCGGGCGAAGATTGCTCTGAATACATGGATCCTTGCTCCTATGGAGACTGTAAAC CTTGCGATTGCGTCTGCCCTTCACAATGTATAGCAAAAGATCCCTGTGCTTGCAATTTCCCCAAAGCCGAATGCTGCAGTTAA
- the LOC124539245 gene encoding uncharacterized protein LOC124539245: MKTARKPPGSIMRKYYQLILVVVCFISIITLLIYRHEYYRLRYVLEVLNFFGKPGLSEIEFCGPGFNATMLSEILRNSSMEVRETPPLFQEIDENFYSYSSFLRSYNKYDKLSPSNPHVIDTIVIGKADVTPKYRCNIWLENNTKPKAGRFNYKLVSDIINNYRLYIFECTLSKNLGKPRGISFYVNDYNVNPMHAPINKMIQVNTKRKPRERSNIKFVNNIEPAICIIPNRVPIVSRDEFIEFLVFHHLIGVDYFTIYDSMISEDVIRRLNLFPSDITQWEIQFYPLNYPFLFSKSYDIVRNAIEMDCLFRHFRYDKEETNKISHVAVLSWDEFLVPRVHNNFKDVLDDFDPTRSLRTYVVKPLMFCLNQNDDDNAEIGYPDITKKTHYYTMPQGKTPIKIRNLDTMTSFDDLFNLTSSIKDIPLDLLGAHKYSVCRDTKKFHPEGYNETEMQVFPHKFEGAMLKFGQPLVSNKIYRLYRSGQIWDKSYNDNVRDML; this comes from the coding sequence atgaagacTGCGCGTAAGCCTCCCGGCAGCATAATGAGGAAATATTATCAGCTGATtcttgttgttgtatgttttataagtattataacaCTTTTAATATATCGTCACGAATACTATCGACTTCGATATGTATTAGAAGTGCTTAATTTTTTCGGGAAGCCAGGCTTGTCTGAAATTGAGTTTTGCGGCCCCGGCTTTAATGCGACCATGCTGTCTGAAATACTTCGTAATTCTTCAATGGAGGTGCGTGAGACTCCACCTTTATTCCAAGAAATCGATGAAAACTTTTATTCCTATTCGTCTTTCCTACGATCTTACAATAAATACGATAAACTTTCGCCTTCGAATCCGCATGTTATAGACACGATCGTTATCGGTAAGGCCGATGTGACGCCGAAGTACCGATGTAATATTTGGCTTGAAAATAATACGAAGCCTAAAGCAGGCCGATTCAACTATAAATTAGTGTctgacattataaataattatcgtttATACATATTTGAGTGTACATTGAGCAAAAATTTAGGAAAGCCAAGAGGCATAAGTTTCTATGTCAATGATTACAATGTAAACCCTATGCATGCTCCAATCAATAAAATGATTCAAGTTAATACGAAAAGGAAGCCGAGAGAAAGAAGCAATATCAAATTTGTGAACAATATTGAGCCTGCAATATGCATCATACCAAATCGTGTACCAATAGTATCGAGAGATGAATTTATTGAATTCTTAGTGTTTCATCATTTAATTGGGGTTGATTATTTCACTATTTATGACAGCATGATATCAGAGGATGTTATAAGAAGACTGAATTTGTTTCCTTCTGATATTACACAGTGGGAAATTCAATTTTATCCACTGAATTATCCATTCTTATTTTCAAAGTCATATGACATTGTTAGAAATGCAATTGAAATGGACTGTTTATTCAGACACTTTAGATATGATAAAGaggaaacaaataaaataagccATGTTGCGGTACTTTCTTGGGATGAATTTTTAGTACCCCGAGTTCATAATAACTTTAAAGATGTGTTAGACGATTTCGATCCAACAAGATCACTGCGAACCTATGTCGTTAAACCTTTAATGTTCTGCTTGAACcaaaatgatgatgataatgctGAAATAGGATATCCGGATATAACAAAGAAAACTCATTATTACACAATGCCTCAAGGCAAAACtccaataaaaataagaaatctgGATACTATGACTTCCTTTGACGATCTCTTTAATCTAACATCCAGTATCAAGGATATACCTTTAGACTTACTTGGAGCACATAAGTATAGTGTATGCAGAGATACCAAAAAGTTCCACCCAGAAGGCTACAATGAAACTGAAATGCAGGTGTTCCCGCACAAGTTTGAAGGGGCGATGCTTAAATTTGGTCAACCTTTAGTgagcaataaaatttatagattGTATAGATCGGGCCAAATTTGGGATAAAAGTTATAATGATAATGTCAGAGATATGTTATAA